From a region of the Tateyamaria omphalii genome:
- a CDS encoding uracil-DNA glycosylase, translated as MDSAEYHSALAALAWQIELGVDECIADAPVDRYAVPAAVPKPAKPAAVQPEAAPVLQMGDDPVAVAREAAAAAQDLEGLRAALAAYEHCELKKGARNLVFSDGVPGARVMIVGEAPGRDEDMQGKPFVGRAGQLLDKMLAAIGMSRDESVYITNVLPWRPPQNRDPKPEEVAMMQPFLHRHIELADPDVLVVVGNHSCQALLGKRGITRLRGDWTEARGKPALPMFHPAYLLRNPAAKREAWADLLSLRAHLRGDT; from the coding sequence ATGGATTCGGCGGAGTATCACAGCGCCCTTGCGGCCCTGGCCTGGCAGATCGAGCTGGGTGTGGATGAGTGCATCGCGGATGCGCCTGTGGACCGCTATGCCGTGCCTGCCGCTGTGCCGAAGCCGGCGAAACCTGCGGCGGTGCAGCCCGAGGCCGCGCCCGTTTTGCAGATGGGTGATGATCCGGTGGCCGTTGCGCGGGAGGCCGCTGCTGCGGCGCAGGATCTAGAGGGTTTGCGCGCCGCTTTGGCCGCCTATGAGCATTGTGAATTGAAGAAGGGCGCCCGCAATCTGGTGTTTTCCGATGGCGTGCCAGGTGCCCGTGTGATGATCGTGGGCGAGGCTCCCGGGCGGGACGAGGACATGCAGGGCAAGCCCTTTGTCGGCCGGGCCGGGCAGCTTTTGGACAAGATGCTGGCCGCCATCGGGATGAGCCGGGACGAGAGCGTCTATATCACAAATGTGTTGCCCTGGCGTCCGCCGCAGAACCGCGACCCCAAGCCCGAAGAGGTCGCCATGATGCAGCCGTTTCTGCACCGGCATATCGAATTGGCAGATCCGGATGTGCTGGTTGTCGTGGGCAACCATTCCTGTCAGGCGCTGTTGGGCAAGCGCGGCATCACCCGTTTGCGTGGCGACTGGACAGAGGCCCGTGGCAAGCCTGCACTGCCCATGTTTCACCCTGCTTACCTGCTGCGCAATCCGGCGGCCAAGCGCGAGGCCTGGGCTGATCTCTTGAGCCTGCGGGCGCATCTGAGGGGGGACACATGA
- a CDS encoding aspartate carbamoyltransferase catalytic subunit encodes MTFTHRHLLGIEHLRPEEIVTLLDLAEDYVALNRAPDKHKDALAGLTQINMFFENSTRTQASFELAGKRLGADVMNMAMQASSIAKGETLIDTAMTLNAMHPDLLVVRHPHSGAVDLLAQKVNCAVLNAGDGRHEHPTQALLDALTIRRAKGRLHRLSIAICGDIAHSRVARSNIILLGKMENRIRLIGPPTLMPSGISEFGVEIYDDMAEGLKDVDVVMMLRLQKERMDGGFIPSEREYYHRFGLDTDKLSHAKPDAIVMHPGPMNRGVEIDGTLADDINRSVIQEQVEMGVAVRMAAMDLLARNLAAVRGVA; translated from the coding sequence ATGACCTTCACCCATCGCCACCTTCTGGGGATCGAACACCTGCGCCCCGAAGAGATCGTGACGCTTCTGGATCTGGCCGAAGACTACGTGGCGCTGAACCGCGCGCCCGACAAGCACAAGGATGCGCTCGCGGGGCTGACACAAATCAACATGTTCTTCGAAAACTCCACCCGCACGCAGGCCAGCTTCGAACTGGCGGGCAAACGGCTCGGGGCGGACGTGATGAACATGGCGATGCAGGCGTCGTCCATCGCCAAGGGCGAGACGCTGATCGACACCGCGATGACACTGAACGCGATGCACCCCGACCTGCTGGTGGTGCGCCACCCGCATTCGGGGGCCGTGGACCTTCTGGCGCAAAAGGTGAACTGCGCCGTGCTGAACGCAGGCGACGGGCGGCACGAACACCCCACGCAGGCGCTGCTTGATGCGCTGACGATCCGGCGGGCCAAGGGACGACTGCACCGGCTGTCGATTGCCATCTGCGGCGACATCGCGCACAGCCGCGTGGCCCGATCTAACATCATCCTGCTGGGCAAGATGGAAAACCGCATCCGCCTGATCGGCCCGCCGACGCTCATGCCCTCCGGCATCTCGGAATTCGGCGTCGAGATCTACGATGACATGGCCGAAGGGCTGAAAGACGTCGATGTGGTGATGATGCTCCGCTTGCAAAAAGAACGCATGGACGGCGGGTTTATCCCCAGCGAACGCGAGTATTACCATCGTTTTGGCCTGGATACCGACAAGTTATCCCACGCCAAGCCCGACGCGATCGTCATGCACCCCGGCCCGATGAATCGCGGCGTCGAAATCGACGGCACGCTGGCCGACGACATCAACCGCTCGGTCATTCAGGAACAAGTGGAAATGGGCGTGGCCGTGCGCATGGCCGCCATGGACCTTCTGGCGCGCAACCTGGCAGCCGTGAGGGGGGTCGCATGA
- the pyrC gene encoding dihydroorotase yields MDLLLKNAKLLDPEGSVTTGALAVADGRISAIITDDSPLPEAAQVIDCNRKHLAPGIVDIGVNVCEPGERHKESFGSAGLAAAAGGVTTMVTRPDTDPAIDNPETLEFVIRRAREAAPVNVLPMAALTKGRQGREMTEIGFLLDAGAVAFTDCDRVVTDSKVFARALSYARSLGALVLGHPQDPGLSSGAAATAGKFASLRGLPAVSPMAERMGLDRDIAMVEMTGARYHADQITAARALPPLERAKGNGFDITAGTSIHHLTLNALDVADYRTFFKIKPPLRDEEDRIAIAEAVQSGLIDIISSMHTPQDEESKRLPFEAAASGAVALETLLPAAMRLFHANLIDLPTLWRAMSLNPARRLGLDCGRMTAGAPADLVLFDPHAPFVMDRATLQSKSRNTPFDGARMQGKVLETFVAGRSVYKKD; encoded by the coding sequence ATGGACCTGCTTCTCAAAAACGCCAAACTGCTTGATCCCGAAGGAAGCGTGACGACCGGCGCGCTGGCTGTCGCAGACGGACGGATCAGTGCGATCATCACCGATGACAGCCCATTGCCAGAGGCCGCACAGGTCATCGACTGCAACCGCAAGCACCTCGCCCCCGGCATCGTCGACATCGGGGTCAACGTCTGCGAGCCCGGTGAGCGGCACAAGGAAAGCTTCGGCTCGGCGGGCCTCGCGGCGGCGGCGGGCGGGGTCACGACCATGGTCACCCGCCCTGACACCGACCCCGCCATCGACAACCCCGAGACGCTTGAATTCGTGATCCGCCGCGCGCGCGAGGCGGCCCCCGTGAATGTCCTGCCCATGGCGGCCCTGACCAAGGGGCGGCAAGGGCGCGAGATGACCGAGATCGGCTTCCTGCTCGACGCGGGCGCCGTGGCCTTCACCGATTGCGACCGGGTGGTGACCGACAGCAAGGTCTTTGCACGTGCGCTGTCCTATGCCCGCTCTCTCGGCGCGCTGGTGCTGGGGCATCCGCAGGATCCGGGCCTGAGTTCCGGGGCCGCCGCCACCGCGGGCAAGTTCGCCTCGCTCCGCGGCCTTCCAGCGGTGTCGCCCATGGCCGAGCGGATGGGGCTGGATCGGGACATCGCGATGGTCGAGATGACGGGCGCGCGCTATCACGCCGACCAGATCACCGCCGCACGCGCCCTGCCCCCGCTGGAGCGGGCCAAGGGCAACGGGTTCGACATCACCGCGGGCACCTCGATCCACCACCTGACGCTGAATGCGCTGGACGTGGCGGACTACCGCACCTTCTTCAAGATCAAGCCCCCGCTCAGGGACGAGGAGGACCGGATCGCCATCGCCGAGGCGGTCCAGTCGGGCCTGATCGACATCATCAGTTCCATGCACACCCCCCAGGACGAGGAGAGCAAGCGGCTGCCCTTCGAGGCGGCGGCGTCGGGGGCCGTGGCGCTGGAGACGCTGCTGCCTGCAGCGATGCGCCTTTTCCATGCCAACCTGATTGACCTGCCGACGCTGTGGCGGGCGATGTCGCTGAACCCGGCCAGGAGGCTGGGTTTGGATTGTGGACGTATGACGGCCGGCGCCCCTGCTGACCTGGTCCTTTTCGACCCCCACGCACCCTTTGTGATGGACCGTGCCACACTCCAGTCGAAATCGCGCAACACCCCGTTTGACGGGGCGCGGATGCAGGGTAAGGTTTTGGAAACCTTTGTCGCTGGCCGTTCCGTTTACAAGAAAGACTAA
- the plsY gene encoding glycerol-3-phosphate 1-O-acyltransferase PlsY: MPLIESTLAALALWAVIGYLLGSIPFGMVLARAMNLGNLREIGSGNIGATNVLRTGNKTAAALTLLLDAGKGAAALLLARFVTGHEDAAQLAGLAAMLGHCYPIWLGFKGGKGVATFLGLLFALHWPVGIGACIAWLVGAGLSRISSMGAIVAAAASTFLMMGLGAPNALILGVILTLLVFWRHRANMRRIKAGTEPKIGETST, translated from the coding sequence ATGCCCCTGATCGAAAGCACCCTTGCCGCGCTCGCCTTGTGGGCCGTGATCGGCTATCTTCTCGGCTCCATACCCTTCGGTATGGTTCTGGCCCGCGCCATGAACCTCGGCAACCTGCGCGAGATCGGGTCGGGCAATATCGGCGCCACCAACGTGCTGCGCACGGGCAACAAGACCGCCGCGGCCCTCACGCTGCTACTGGATGCTGGCAAGGGAGCGGCGGCGCTGCTGCTGGCGCGCTTTGTGACCGGGCACGAGGATGCGGCGCAACTTGCTGGGCTGGCTGCGATGCTGGGGCATTGCTACCCCATCTGGCTGGGCTTCAAGGGTGGCAAGGGTGTCGCGACATTCCTCGGCCTGCTGTTTGCGCTGCACTGGCCGGTGGGCATCGGCGCGTGCATCGCCTGGCTGGTGGGCGCGGGCCTGTCGCGCATCTCGTCCATGGGGGCGATCGTGGCGGCAGCGGCGTCGACCTTTCTGATGATGGGGTTGGGCGCACCCAACGCCCTGATATTGGGCGTTATTCTGACGCTGCTTGTGTTCTGGCGCCACCGCGCAAACATGCGGCGGATCAAGGCCGGGACCGAGCCAAAAATTGGCGAGACATCAACGTGA
- a CDS encoding LysE family translocator gives MTDISLSLILLAALLASASPGPATLTIAGTSMASGRRSGLAVASGVTTGSFMWSVSAAFGLGAIMLANSWLFEIVRYAGAAYLGWLAIRSARSAWLGAALKVPPVTERSVRGQYAKGLALHLTNPKAILFFGALYSVGVPPGTPVTALVTIILAVGALSFTVFHGYALIFSSAPMTRAYARAKRGFEVVFALFFGAAALRILTARLV, from the coding sequence ATGACCGACATCAGCCTCTCCCTCATCCTGCTTGCGGCCCTGTTGGCCAGTGCCAGCCCCGGCCCTGCCACGTTGACCATCGCGGGCACGTCCATGGCGTCCGGGCGCCGGTCTGGTCTGGCCGTGGCATCCGGGGTGACCACGGGGTCGTTCATGTGGTCCGTCTCTGCCGCGTTCGGTCTGGGCGCCATCATGCTGGCCAATTCGTGGCTGTTCGAGATCGTGCGTTATGCCGGGGCCGCCTATCTGGGGTGGCTGGCCATCAGGTCGGCGCGCTCGGCATGGCTGGGTGCTGCGCTCAAGGTGCCGCCGGTCACGGAGCGGTCGGTGCGGGGGCAGTATGCAAAGGGTCTTGCCCTGCACCTGACCAATCCCAAGGCGATCCTGTTCTTTGGTGCGCTTTATTCCGTGGGTGTGCCGCCCGGCACGCCGGTCACGGCGCTGGTCACCATCATTCTGGCCGTGGGGGCGCTGAGTTTTACTGTCTTTCACGGCTATGCGCTGATCTTTTCCAGCGCGCCGATGACCCGCGCCTATGCCCGTGCGAAGCGCGGCTTCGAGGTGGTCTTTGCCCTGTTCTTTGGCGCGGCTGCGCTGAGGATCTTGACGGCGCGGCTGGTCTGA